AAATATGGAATTTTTACGGAACTAAAAAGATATTTCGCATAACCATTCAATTCAAATGAAGAAAGCTGGGCAAATGAATTAAATGAAAAGATTATTAGAAGAAGAAAACCATTAAGAATTGATCTGAGATTTTTCATTCTGATATATGTCTGATTTGATTTTTCCATCTTCCAGAGTAACAACACGACGAGCTCTTTTTATTACCTTTGCATCGTGAGTTGAAAAAACAAAAGTCATTTGGTATTCATGATTTAATTGTTCCATTAGATCGAGAAGCGATTCAGCAGTTTCAGAATCTAAATTCGCTGTCGGTTCATCTGCTAAAACAAATGATGGCTTTGATGCTAATGCACGTGCTACTGCAACACGCTGCTGCTGTCCGCCTGATAATTCTGAAGGACGATTTTCGGCACGTTCTTTCAATCCAACTGATTCAAGAAGTTCAATTGCTCTTCTTTCTCTTTCATCCTTCGGCACTTTTTGAAGCAGCATGATAAATTCCACATTTTCTTTTGCTGTGAATACTGGAATTAAATTAAACGCCTGAAATACGAATCCAATAT
This DNA window, taken from Ignavibacteria bacterium, encodes the following:
- a CDS encoding ATP-binding cassette domain-containing protein, with product IGFVFQAFNLIPVFTAKENVEFIMLLQKVPKDERERRAIELLESVGLKERAENRPSELSGGQQQRVAVARALASKPSFVLADEPTANLDSETAESLLDLMEQLNHEYQMTFVFSTHDAKVIKRARRVVTLEDGKIKSDIYQNEKSQINS